The following coding sequences are from one Lycium ferocissimum isolate CSIRO_LF1 chromosome 3, AGI_CSIRO_Lferr_CH_V1, whole genome shotgun sequence window:
- the LOC132049013 gene encoding uncharacterized protein LOC132049013 yields MAACISDGHQSWPTLLLSSWLTATRDWMLLDYLREERRERFDHLEQGSISVTEYEMEFHALSCHALTILPDGTERICKFIRGLSYHLKVAAMFVASSGKDFEGVVDAGRGMKTLRVKGIERAVAIFIEQRVYFVLVFLLGVHRSREEHERHLRIVLETLREKRLYAKFSKCDFWLSSVAFLGHVVSKDEGKVIAYASRQLKVHEKNYPVQNLELATVVFTLKILRHYLYGMHCEVFTDHKSLQRYFQPKGFEHEATKVVRATQGLCHVYPLSSGKANVVADALSKKSMSMGSLACLQVGERPLAREIQSLANSLVRLDIYEPGRILACVEARSSLLEQIRAQQFDDPKLSKIQDKVLEGKAREARLDDDGILRIKGRVHVPRTSDLTTLIMEEAYSSRYSIHPSAMKMYRDLKKHS; encoded by the exons ATGGCTGCATGCATTTCTGATGGACATCAGTCTTGGCCGACGCTGCTTTTGAGTTCTTGGTTAACTGCCACGAGAGATTGGATGCTCTTGGACTA CTTGCGTGAGGAGAGGCGTGAGAGGTTTGACCATCTTGAGCAGGGTTCTATAAGTGTTACTGAATACGAGATGGAGTTTCATGCCTTGTCCTGTCATGCTTTGACTATTCTACCTGATGGGACGGAGAGGATCTGCAAGTTCATTCGAGGGTTATCGTATCATCTCAAGGTTGCTGCTATGTTTGTTGCCTCTTCAGGCAAGGACTTTGAGGGTGTTGTTGATGCTGGGCGGGGTATGAAGACCCTCAG AGTTaaaggaattgaaagagcagttgcaaTATTTATTGAGCAAAGGGTTTATTTCGTCCTAGTGTTTCTCCTTGGGGTGCACAG gagtagagaggagcatgagaggcATTTGAGGATTGTTCTTGAGACTTTGAGGGAGAAGAGGCTTTATGccaaattctccaagtgtgattTCTGGCTTAGTTCTGTGGCGTTTTTGGGGCACGTGGTGTCCAAGGATG AAGGGAaggtcatagcctatgcttctaggcaaTTGAAAGtgcacgagaagaactaccccgTTCAAAACTTGGAGTTAGCAACGGTGGTGTTTACTTTGAAGATTTTAAGGCATTATCTCTATGGCATGCACTGTGAGGTTTtcacggatcataagagccttcaaagATATTTTCAACCAAAAGGATTTGAACATGAGGCAACGAAGGTGGTTAGAGCTACTCAAGGATTATGCCATGTCTATCCTTTATCATCGGGCAAGGCCAATGTGGTTGCGGATGCTTTGAGTAAAAAATCTATGAGCATGGGTAGTCTTGCTTGTCTTCAGGTTGGAGAGAGACCGCTGGCTAGAGAGATTCAGAGTTTGGCAAATTCCTTGGTTAGGCTTGATATTTATGAGCCTGGTAGAATTCTCGCTTGCGTTGAGGCACGTTCCTCTTTGTTGGAGCAGATTCGAGCTCAACAGTTTGATGATCCAAAGTTAAGCAAAATTCAGGACAAAGTGTTGGAAGGGAAGGCTAGAGAGGCTAGACTGGATGATGATGGGATTTTAAGGATCAAGGGTCGAGTGCATGTGCCTCGGACCAGTGATTTGACTACTTTGATTATGGAGGAGGCCTACAGCtcgaggtattctattcaccctaGTGCTATGAAGATGTATCGAGATTTGAAGAAACACTCTTAG